In Meleagris gallopavo isolate NT-WF06-2002-E0010 breed Aviagen turkey brand Nicholas breeding stock chromosome 6, Turkey_5.1, whole genome shotgun sequence, the genomic stretch GCCGGAGGGGGGTTCTGCTGCGAGTGAGCCCGAATAGAGCTGCTGGGCTTGGAGGTAGTTTTGGATACGGGAGCTGACGTTGCCTGATTCCCCACGCAGAAGACGGCGGTGTCTGTGttaaggaggaggaagagccGTGCGCAGCAGcgcaggaggagctggaggctgcGGGAGCGGAGCGGGAGCCGTGCCCAGGTGAGTAACTGCGTGCCCCAGGGGCGAGAGAAACGGAGCCATTACATTCCAGgccttgttggttttttttctctcttctcacaCATTCCAGAGCTTTGTTAGAACGCCTGCAGGTTTTGAACAGAGCTGGCAGTCCCGGCTGCTCAGCAGCGTTCCATTGCTTTGGTGGCACTGCTTTGCCTCgctgagcagctgctgtgctttggagCTGACTGCCCTCACTCCATACAAAGGGCAGCAGCTCTCTCTGTTGGCTCTGTTGTATTTGGTCTCCAGCTTGTGAAGCAAACTCCTGTCAGGTTCTGTGAATAAACCAGACTTATGGGAGCCTGTGTAAAATCTAGGGTTGGCTCGCGGgagaaaaaatcaaatcagaacAGGTCTCAGCCTTGTAACGTCCTGAACTTAAGCACTTCTGGTAAGCTTGCCTTGGGCTTTCCCCTTTACAGAGCCAGCATTCTCTGAGCCTGAAGCTTCAGGTGAGACCAAGAGAGGCACGGAGGTGTACGGCAGGGAGCTGCCTGGCACAACGCATGAAGACCTACAAGGAGACACCGGTGAGGATTCCTTGGGACAACTCCCACTGTAGGAATGGCCCTCAGTGCCTCCTGACCTTTTGTCTCCCCCGAGGCTTTGTGGGTGCTTTTCTTATCTTTGTGAGCTCCCAAATCTCCTTTGCTTCGTGTCTTTCTCTGGTGTTTCTCAATTGTGTACATTTTCTCCAACAAACAGAGTCTCAGAGCTGTGTGACTGCGGTCTTGTCGTGGATTAAGCAAGAGGAGGAGCCGCACTGCCCCGAGCAGCATGgctcagagaaagaagaaatcccTGCAGAGCCAAGTGCAGGTCGGTAGTGAATTTCAGCTGAGATTTCCTGGGATAGAATGTctaatttaaagcattttttgaTCTATTAAAATATCATAGCCTTATAACGTAAGCTGTGAAAGAACCAGTGCAAACCTCAGTCTGCCAGCTGATGTTTGTTCACAAAGTAGGTTCTGTGCCTTCCCTCCCTTTGCAGCTTCAAACTGTCCCAAATGCTGCCTTGGATTGTGGTTGAGGGGCAGTTAGGGGTCAGAGGCACATCTTTGGATCCAGGCTCAGCCTTAGGGAAGGTTTAGGTGCACAAATCTGCACTGGGATATTAAATGCTGTCTTGTGGAGCACAACTCCGGAGTTGAGTGCAGCTCCTGACTGGGTAATTGAAGAGGGGATGCATCATCTTTAAGTTATTTAGGCGTGGTAAAGTTACTGTAGAGTAAATTAGACTCTCAGTCTGCCAGTCACCTTATGGGAACTGCCTCCCTGCATGGTTTTAccccacagaaacaaagagtCATCCAGAATATTGCCTTGGTGTAAGGCTGGATCAGCTCTGCCTACACCTTTCCGTAGAGATTCCTGTTCTGACTGCTCTAAGAGtcctcagagcacagcaggaggaaTAAGAGCTTGGGGTGTTTGTGCAGTGTGGATGGTGCTGGTCTCAGTTGGCCAGCCCATGGTCCCTTACAATGCTCAGCCTTTCTGTAGCAACTCTGAGCAGTTGGATGGGACACAGGTCTCAGGGGACAAAAGAATCATGGAGCATGAGAAGCCTGAGCTGAAGACTTCTGAGAAAAATTAGTCTGGAAAACGAGACACTGGAAACTTTAATTCTAGAAAGAGGGAATTTGCAGAGCAGTGGAATGAGGCAGAGAAAAGTGGGATTTGCTTTGTCTGGGGTAAATCTAGAGCTGTGCCTAAGCTTCTGAGTTGCCCGGTACCTTCTGGGTTGGATTGTTAGgagtcagaggaaagcaggaggGGTTTCTGGAGGACAGGCAGCTGTCAGCTCTGGCTGCCTTGTGCCAGCAGCATTGGGATGAGCTCCAAGTCATGAGAGCCTTCCTCTTgcctcagcactgctctcagctctccccacagcagcccagcctgcagaggcagcagctcacGTACAAGGAGAGGTTGTGTACACTGAGCTGTTTGCCTGGCTTTGCTGCCTCAGCGTGGACCTTTGCTTCTTTAGCCGTGCAGTGGAGCGCTGAGCTGCGGTGCTGTCTGCCCTGTTGGAAACGAAGGGAACTTAGGCTGACACATTAGAGAGCTGAATGAGAGCTGAAGGGGAGGTGTTGCATTAGCGATTATTCACCTAgattttaattgcaaaaaaGACTATTTGTTTTCCTGGAGGTTTTGTTTCAGTGGAACACTGGTTTTTCCCTCTCCCTCGTATTAAAGTCTCCCATCATACTTACTGTGTCCATCCGTCGTTGGCACCGTGTGGCCATAGATACGGCTTCTGAATACCATTAAGAGATTTCCTTAACTGAAAGACTGTGGAATCTGTATGTTTCAGTGCATGATGAGAACAGAAGGAGGGACTCCCTGGCTGACAGCTTTGTAAGCACGATGTGTGACTCCAACATGCTGGAGAGACCTGAGGAGAAGTTTCACGAGgatcccagctctgccctgaCGTGGGACAGTCAGTGGAGCACAGAAATGATGGAAACAGCCACCAGCAGGAATGGCTTTTTGGGTGATGCTCAGTACAACCGAGCCTTTGCTGAACAACTGGATCTCTTTAGTGCTCAGCAAAATGATGTCAGAAAGAGATTGTGCGTGTCCAGCAGGTGTGAGAGGAACTATATCCAGCAGGAGCATCTTCCAACTCTGCAGGGAGCCcaggaagagctgctgccagTCCCCAAGTGTGAGAACAGTCCCATCGAGGCGGCCTTCCAGCACTCAGTGGATGCTGCAGGGGAGAAGCTGGAAGGGCTGCCAGCCAAGCTCGTGCCAAGCAGTGCAGGTAGAACCAGGCTTTGTGAGCACAACGGCCATTGCAAAGAGGAGCGGCCGTCGATGGGGAGTGGAGGGAAGCTCCCTGCAGAGAATTTGCTACCCAGCCGCTGCGAGGCCGACCCACGGGACGTGTTGGAGGTGCCCAGGGGTGGCTTAGCGAGCCAACAGCAGAGCCAGGGCAGAGGGAAGTCCTACATATGCAATGACTGTGGGAAAAGCTTTGTTTGCCACTCCTGGCTTGTCCGACACCAGACTTCTCACACGGGTGAGAGGCCCTACAAGTGCTCCGAGTGTGACAAAAGCTACAGGAGGAAGGATTATCTCTTAAAACATCTGCGCCGCCACTCGGGAGAGGGGCTTTTCCCATGCCACCTCTGCAGCAAAAGGTTCGTACTCAGGAGGAGTTTAATTAAGCACCAGGAAAGCCACGTGCAGAGAACACATCAGACTGCCAGCTGGCCCTGCACAGAAATCAGGGAATCCGTGCTGCACTCCAGATAGAAAATcctgccctgctgtgggcagccaAGCAGGCGCACAGCGGGGTCTtccagctcagcactgagctgaggTGGCTGTTGGATGGCAGCTCCCTGCATGGGGAGGGGAGAACATTGGTGTTTATTTTCCACAGAGTGCATTGAGGCGGTCCCTGGAGCTGCCTGACAGCAGGGCACTTGGACTCGACGGTcttcagaggtctcttccaaccctaaggattctgtgattctatgcctGGCTATGGGATATGCAGGAAGTCTGCAGCGCTCACAGCTCCTGAACTCTCCCCGGAGAGAAGAAATGCCAACACAGAGCGCTGTCTAATGCTTCGGGCTGGAGGACACCCAAAATGTCATCCCAGGGTATCTCAGAGTCTGGGAACGGATCTGTAAGTGGCTCCAATATCCTGTACTGAGCACAGGGAGCCGTGTGAGCTGAGGAGGGCTGCGTTCCACCTCGTGTGGTGGTGCTGGGAGTCCCCGTGTGACCCCACAGCACGCTGTGCCTTCTGGGCAGCCTTCAGGTGCTTCTCCGTTGTGCTTTGCCGCGCTGTCGCAGCTCTGGATGGTTTTGTGCAACTTTCTGAGTCCTGATAACAGGCAGTGTTAATGTTTGTAGAACGTCCTCCTCGAGGCGTTGTGTTGCTGCGTTTTTAGGGGGGAGGGGCGCTGCCGGGTCAGATGCGCTGCGACATCGCGTTCCTTTTGATAATAAAGAAGCTTCACGTGGCTCTCGGTGGCGCTGAGCCTCGCAGGGTGGACATGCAGGAGCTGAGGCCGAATCAGAACCAGGTTCCCGGCTCCCGCGTCTGGCCCGGCGCCGTTGTTATGGCAACGAGCCGGCTGTGGCGCTTCCTTCCTGTGACGTCACTCTCGCTACTCCTCCAATCAAAACTCTTTGCTTTCTCCATTGGCCAGCCTTGGGAGGCTGTGCCGCACGTGCCCGCGTTGATTGGCTCTAGTCGCGCGGCGCGCGGGGGGCGgagcaaagcagctgcaggcCAATGGCGAGGGGAGGCGGGGCGGCACTTCGCGCACCGAGCTTTCTGATTGGCTCGCACCGGGTCGAGGGGGGCGGGGCGCAGCAAGATGGCGGGGCCGTGGTGGCGGTGAGCAGGGTTTGCCGGCCGGCCTTCGCACAGCCCTCCTGAGGGCCGCCGTGATCCCACAGCGCCGGGACGAGCCGCAGCGGCGCCCCGGG encodes the following:
- the LOC109368063 gene encoding zinc finger protein 282-like: MPLQPPLLPERAHVREAQLHSAEASLWTVVATVQAMERKIDLLATRLLSLEGRSGTAEKKLLDCEKTAMEFGNQLESKWAVLGTLIQEYGLLQRRLEHVENLLKNRNFWVLRLPPAPRGGAPEEWKNLEEWQKELYNNLVKENYESLISLDAALSRSDTQPRLERGDVPCVPEQQDLEQREMPADACAARRRPSLSLCTEPLISTSDILSRIKQEVAFVGEQQFGEDRGMPTDPCAGADALITAHDFLSWIKQEEEPCVREPWELPEREILPGPVPGPGPAGEGLLVKMEEQRCPRAEPPEEVLPGASGELLFPCGRKDGEGSGAAAESEDGGVCVKEEEEPCAAAQEELEAAGAEREPCPEPAFSEPEASGETKRGTEVYGRELPGTTHEDLQGDTESQSCVTAVLSWIKQEEEPHCPEQHGSEKEEIPAEPSAVHDENRRRDSLADSFVSTMCDSNMLERPEEKFHEDPSSALTWDSQWSTEMMETATSRNGFLGDAQYNRAFAEQLDLFSAQQNDVRKRLCVSSRCERNYIQQEHLPTLQGAQEELLPVPKCENSPIEAAFQHSVDAAGEKLEGLPAKLVPSSAGRTRLCEHNGHCKEERPSMGSGGKLPAENLLPSRCEADPRDVLEVPRGGLASQQQSQGRGKSYICNDCGKSFVCHSWLVRHQTSHTGERPYKCSECDKSYRRKDYLLKHLRRHSGEGLFPCHLCSKRFVLRRSLIKHQESHVQRTHQTASWPCTEIRESVLHSR